TGGAGGCGGTCAACATCGCCAAGGGCTTTATGGGCGAGTAATCGCATACGGAAAAAGAGCGGAACCGTACGCAGACAAGCAAGTACGGTTCCGCTCTTTCTTATATGGACATGAGATGCAAAGTTAGATCCCGAGATACGTAAAGACGTCCGCCCTCAGGAGACGGAGCCGGAATGTGAACAGTCCGAAGGGAGACGGTGAGATGACGACGCGTTTCAGGGTATAGGGATTCATGTCGAGCGTGTTCTTCCCTGCATCGCCCGTGACGGCCGTGTAGTAGTCTTCCTCCCGCAGCATATCAAAGAGCTCCGGCGTGTACTTTCCGTTGGGGTAGGAGAAGCTGTGAATGGAATGCTTGAGGGCGTTCCACTCGATGAGCAGCTTTGAGAGGCGTATCTCATCGAGCTGCGCCTCGGCGGAGAGATCCGTCAGAGGCAAGTGGTTGGCGGTGTGACTGCCGATTTCAATGCCCGAAGCATCCAAATCGGCAATCTCTTTCCAAGTCATGTATTTTTCCTTATTGGCATAGTTGGCAACGACGTAGACGACGCCCGTCATGCCGCGCTCCTTGAGGCGCGGAATTGCCTCGGTATAGACGTTGTCGTAGCCGTCGTCAAACGTCAGGACGACGCACTTTGCGGGCAGCTCTTTCATGCCTTTCATCGCCTTGGCGTAGTCGTGCATCGTGATGGTCTCATAGCCTTCACTCTGCAGGTAGTCGAGCTGGTCGCTGAACTCCTTTGTCGAGATGGTATAGAGGTCGGCGCCAGGGCGCGGATGGTCCGTGATCTGGTGGTACTCGAGGATGAGTACGCCGTCCGCCGGATGCGAGGCGATGTAGAGGAGAGGAACGGAGAGGAGAAAAAAAAGAGCGAGAAAAAAGTATATGATTTTTTTCAAGATGAATATGCTCCTGTCG
This portion of the Selenomonas sp. TAMA-11512 genome encodes:
- a CDS encoding polysaccharide deacetylase family protein, with product MKKIIYFFLALFFLLSVPLLYIASHPADGVLILEYHQITDHPRPGADLYTISTKEFSDQLDYLQSEGYETITMHDYAKAMKGMKELPAKCVVLTFDDGYDNVYTEAIPRLKERGMTGVVYVVANYANKEKYMTWKEIADLDASGIEIGSHTANHLPLTDLSAEAQLDEIRLSKLLIEWNALKHSIHSFSYPNGKYTPELFDMLREEDYYTAVTGDAGKNTLDMNPYTLKRVVISPSPFGLFTFRLRLLRADVFTYLGI